The DNA window TGGGACCCCAACTCTCCCGAGAAGGTTGACGAGTGGAAGAACTGGTGGAGCCGGGAGGGCCGGGGCCAGTTCACGCTGACCAGTTCGGACCGGTACGGGGAATGGAAACCGGAGATCTATTGAAACGGATCGACACGAGAGGGCGAACCGATGGCGATCCAGGATTCGGCGGGAGTGCTGATATACAGACTTGAGGGCCGCGGGATGGAGATCCTGATCGTACATTCCACCGCCCCCGAGCACCTGGAGAAATGGAGTATTCCCAAGGGCGAATTCGACCCCGAGCGGGAGACCGCGAGCAGCGCCGCTGTACGGGAGGTCGAGGAAGAGATCGGTGTTCGCATCGATCCCGCGGAACTCAGGTTCCTGGGCGAATCGGTGTACAGGAACAAGAGAAAGCGGGTTCACTGTTTCCTGTGGGAAGCCAGGGAGCCGCTCGATCTCGTCCCGGATGGGCATGAGATCGGCGCTGCACGTTTCGTGGGCGTAGATACCGCCAAAACGCTGTTGCACGACGCACTCGTCGGTTTCGTCGAGCTGACCGAGGACAGCACCGGCCCCGATTCGCCCGACCGGCGTTGAGACACCCGACCGCATTGAACCCTATCTGCATCCATGCTAACCTCCCCTCGGTTCATCGCGCCAAGTTCCGCACGGACCAGAGGATGGCACTGCTTTGACCGAAAGGTCCCGTTCAATGACCGACTGCTACCAACCCGAGAACCAC is part of the bacterium genome and encodes:
- a CDS encoding NUDIX domain-containing protein, with the translated sequence MAIQDSAGVLIYRLEGRGMEILIVHSTAPEHLEKWSIPKGEFDPERETASSAAVREVEEEIGVRIDPAELRFLGESVYRNKRKRVHCFLWEAREPLDLVPDGHEIGAARFVGVDTAKTLLHDALVGFVELTEDSTGPDSPDRR